Genomic window (Aquimarina sp. BL5):
TAGAAAGCGAGTATAATAAGGGAACGACAATTAACTTGTATTTTCCACACACTATGAGTGCTTAAAATTTACAACCTAACTATTACATAAAAAAAACAGCCTAATAGATTAGGCTGTTTTTTTACAATAATTGTCTCGTCCTGAAATATCGTTACACTAAAATGTTATTTATGGAGTCATTACATTCAAATTATGTAAAGCGTACACAGAAGGATTACAGTTTATCCTTTAAGCTACAAGTTGTTCAAGAGATTGAACAAGGCTTATTAACAAGAACTCAAGCTTTGGATAAGTATGGTATTCAAGCAAGATCTACGATTCGCACTTGGTTAAAAAAATATGGTAAATTTGATTATGATTTTAGTGTAAATAGATCCATGTCCAAAACACCTGAACAACGTATTTTAGAATTAGAACAGCAAGTCAAGTTTTTAGAGAAACAAAAAGCAAGAGCTGAATTTTTAGCAGAGCGTGCGGATAAGAAAGCAATTATATTTGATATGATGATTGATATCGCCGAAGAGGAATTTAATATTCCGATCAGAAAAAAGCACGTACCCGAGTTATCGAAAAATATAGCCAAGAAAAACAAGAAAGCATAACTGCTACCTGTGATTTACTCGGGGTGAATAGACAGGTGTATTATAGAGCTATTCGGTCTTATCAAGACAAACAAAAACTAAGTAAAAAGGTAATTGATTTAGTAAATACCATTCGCATATCAATGCCTAGAATCGGTACAAGAAAATTATTTCATCTTTTAAAATCTCAACTCAAAGTAATCGGAGTTGGTCGCGATAAGCTATTTAAAATACTAAAGGCTAATAACTTGTTGATTTTACCTAAAAAGAACT
Coding sequences:
- a CDS encoding helix-turn-helix domain-containing protein, which produces MESLHSNYVKRTQKDYSLSFKLQVVQEIEQGLLTRTQALDKYGIQARSTIRTWLKKYGKFDYDFSVNRSMSKTPEQRILELEQQVKFLEKQKARAEFLAERADKKAIIFDMMIDIAEEEFNIPIRKKHVPELSKNIAKKNKKA